Proteins co-encoded in one Aspergillus luchuensis IFO 4308 DNA, chromosome 6, nearly complete sequence genomic window:
- a CDS encoding uncharacterized protein (SECRETED:SignalP(1-16)) has translation MRFLAVIALLASVAVARPAENGALNALNVQVMCLGRDAGLCVGGNITAAGNNCCPPLVCGSDRKCH, from the exons ATGCGTTTCCTCGCTGTCATCGCTCTCCTCGCCTCTGTTGCCGTCGCCAGACCGGCTGAGAATGGCGCCCTGAACGCCCTCAACGTCCAGGTTATGTGCCTTGGA CGCGACGCCGGTCTTTGCGTTGGCGGCAACATCACGGCCGCCGGAAACAACTGCTGCCCTCCTCTGGTCTGCGGATCTGACCGG AAATGCCACTAA
- a CDS encoding alpha/beta hydrolase family esterase (CAZy:CE1;~COG:O;~EggNog:ENOG410PI6W;~InterPro:IPR010126,IPR029058;~PFAM:PF00326,PF10503;~SECRETED:SignalP(1-24);~go_component: GO:0005576 - extracellular region [Evidence IEA];~go_function: GO:0016787 - hydrolase activity [Evidence IEA]) gives MLLSTHLLFVITTLVTSLLHPIAAHAVKRSGSLQQVTDFGDNPTNVGMYIYVPNNLASNPGIVVAIHYCTGTGPGYYGDSPYATLSEQYGFIVIYPSSPYSGGCWDVSSQATLTHNGGGNSNSIANMVTWTISKYGADSSKVFVTGSSSGAMMTNVMAATYPELFAAATVYSGVSAGCFYSNTNQVDGWNSTCAQGDVITTPEHWASIAEAMYSGYSGSRPRMQIYHGSIDTTLYPQNYYETCKQWAGVFGYDYSAPEKTEANTPQTNYETTIWGDSLQGIFATGVGHTVPIHGDKDMEWFGFA, from the exons ATGTTGCTATCAAcccacctcctcttcgtcatcaccaccctcgttacctccctcctccatcccatcgcCGCCCATGCTGTCAAGCGCAGTGGCAGTCTCCAACAAGTCACCGATTTCGGTGATAACCCTACAAATGTAGGCATGTACATTTACGTGCCTAACAACCTAGCTTCGAATCCCGGTATCGTGGTTGCAATCCACTACT GCACCGGCACCGGCCCCGGCTACTACGGCGACTCCCCCTACGCCACCCTCTCCGAGCAATACGGCTTCATCGTGATCTACCCGTCCAGCCCATACTCCGGCGGCTGCTGGGACGTGAGTTCGCAGGCAACGCTGACACACAATGGCGGTGGAAACAGTAACTCCATTGCCAACATGGTGACATGGACAATTAGCAAGTACGGGGCCGATAGTAGCAAGGTGTTCGTGACGGGATCGAGTTCGGGGGCTATGATGACG AACGTAATGGCAGCAACCTACCCCGAACTCttcgccgccgccaccgtcTACTCCGGCGTCTCAGCCGGGTGCTTCTACTCTAACACCAACCAAGTAGACGGATGGAATTCCACCTGCGCCCAGGGTGATGTAATCACCACCCCCGAGCACTGGGCCAGTATTGCCGAGGCAATGTACTCGGGATACTCGGGAAGTCGTCCAAGGATGCAGATCTACCACGGTAGTATAGACACAACGCTGTACCCTCAGAACTACTACGAGACGTGCAAGCAGTGGGCTGGAGTGTTTGGGTATGATTATAGCGCAccggagaagacggaggcgAACACCCCACAGACGAATTACGAGACGACGATCTGGGGAGATAGTCTTCAAGGGATCTTTGCCACGGGCGTGGGTCATACGGTGCCGATTCATGGGGATAAGGATATGGAGTGGTTCGGTTTTGCTTGA